The following is a genomic window from Inquilinus sp. Marseille-Q2685.
CTCGAGGATGCGGCTCTGCGGCGGGTAGATCAGTCCGATCGCGAGGTCCTTCTCGGTCACCTGCTCGGCAACCGCCTGCGCCGCGACGATGAACATCTCGTCTGTCACCCGCGTCGCCTCGGTCGCGAACAGCGCCATGCCCATCGCCGGGAAGATGTAGACATTGTTGCCCTGGCCCGGCACGAAGTGCCGGCCGGCGATCTCGACCGGCGGGAACGGGCTGCCGCTGGCGAAGACTGCCCGGCCGTCGGACCAGCGATAGGCCTCCTCGGCGGTGCATTCGGAGCGCGAGGTCGGGTTCGAATACGGAAAGATGATCGGCCGCTCGTTGATCCGCGCCATTGCCGCGATCACCTCGCGGGTGAACAGCTTCGGCACGGTGCTGACGCCGATGATCCCGGTCGGCCGCACCGCCTCGACCGCCTCGACGAAGGTCGAGACCGGGGTCTGGTTCTGCGCGAACGACTTCTGGAAGTCGGCGAGGTCGGTGCGTGAGGTCACCACCAGGCCGTTGATGTCGAACAGCGCGTTGCGGCGCCGCGCCTCGGTGATGTCCATGCCCTCCCGGGCCATCGCGAGGCTGATCAGCTCGGCGATACCGGTCGCGGCCGCCCCCGCGCCGAGGAACAGGAACCGCTGGTCGGACAGCTTCTGCCCGGTCAGGCGCAGCGCGGCGTAGATGCCGGCCAGCGCCACGCCGGCGGTGCCCTGGATGTCGTCGTTGAAGGTGCAGATCTCGTCGCGATAGCGCGCCAAGATCGGGACGGCATTAATGTTGGCGAAGTCCTCCCACTGGATGCAGCATTTCGGATAGAGCCGCCGCACCGCAGCGACGAATTCCTCGATGAAGGCCAGATAGTCTTCGCCGCGAACCCGCGGCTGGCGCAGGCCGAGATAGAGCGGGTCGTCGAGCAGCGCTTGGTTGTTCGTGCCGACATCGAGCACGACCGGCAGGCAGTGTTGCGGCGGCACGCCGGCGCAGGCGGTATAGAGCGCCAGCTTGCCGATCGGGATACCCATGCCGCCGGCGCCGAGATCGCCCAGGCCCAGGATGCGCTCGCCGTCGGTGACGACGATGAAGCGCACATCCTGTTCCGGCCAGTGGGACAGCAGTTCCTTCAGCCGACCGCGGGCGGTGATCGGCAGATACACTCCGCGCGCCTCGCGGAAGATGTGGCCGAACTTCTGGCATGCCTCGCCCACCGTCGGCGTATAGACCAGCGGCATGTAGGTGGCCGGATCCGACATCAGGACCGCGTAATAGAGGGTCTCGTTGCGCGCCTGCAGATCCGACAGCACGAGGTATTTCTGCAGATCGTCGCCGAGGGCGGCGATCTCGGCATGCCGGCGCGCCACCTGCAACTCGATGTTGATGACGGCGGGGGGCAGCAGGCCCTCGAGGCCCCGGGCACGGCGCTCCGCCTCGGTGAAGGCGGTCCCTTTGTTGAGCCGCGGGTTGCGCAGCAAATCGTAACCAGTGAGATGGTCCGGCGTCGGTGCGCTCATCTTAGCCACTGCGCTCATTGTGATTGCTCCGTCTGTGAGGCCTCGACGGGCCGGGGACGTTCATGTCCGTGCCGCGCCCAACCGTTCGTGCGTCAGCAGGCCTCAAGAGTCACTCTGCTGCGGGTGATGCCCATCCGCTCAAAA
Proteins encoded in this region:
- a CDS encoding NAD-dependent malic enzyme, which codes for MSAVAKMSAPTPDHLTGYDLLRNPRLNKGTAFTEAERRARGLEGLLPPAVINIELQVARRHAEIAALGDDLQKYLVLSDLQARNETLYYAVLMSDPATYMPLVYTPTVGEACQKFGHIFREARGVYLPITARGRLKELLSHWPEQDVRFIVVTDGERILGLGDLGAGGMGIPIGKLALYTACAGVPPQHCLPVVLDVGTNNQALLDDPLYLGLRQPRVRGEDYLAFIEEFVAAVRRLYPKCCIQWEDFANINAVPILARYRDEICTFNDDIQGTAGVALAGIYAALRLTGQKLSDQRFLFLGAGAAATGIAELISLAMAREGMDITEARRRNALFDINGLVVTSRTDLADFQKSFAQNQTPVSTFVEAVEAVRPTGIIGVSTVPKLFTREVIAAMARINERPIIFPYSNPTSRSECTAEEAYRWSDGRAVFASGSPFPPVEIAGRHFVPGQGNNVYIFPAMGMALFATEATRVTDEMFIVAAQAVAEQVTEKDLAIGLIYPPQSRILEASLHVAERIAACIFDQGLAGVPRPDDIGALIRTRVYSPVYQE